From one Octopus bimaculoides isolate UCB-OBI-ISO-001 chromosome 1, ASM119413v2, whole genome shotgun sequence genomic stretch:
- the LOC106878926 gene encoding general transcription factor II-I repeat domain-containing protein 2-like yields MWQKIQAFRKKLFFKSLLAKSKLSEEHFPQFMNVMSEYEDIFGSFEEYKSVLDSLIEEYKKRFSDFEKHNITLKHAFQSHLVDVPKTPEELQMELIEMSEDNILKSQFDNRDNLIEIWEKAIEYPRLREHACRLISYFSTTYCCESTFSYLMQIKNSLRTQLTDEHLED; encoded by the coding sequence atGTGGCAAAAAATTCAGGCATTTagaaaaaagttgtttttcaaGTCTCTTTTGGctaaatcaaaactttcagaGGAACACTTTCCCCAGTTTATGAATGTAATGAGTGAATATGAAGATATCTTTGGATCTTTTGAAGAATACAAGTCAGTTTTAGACTCATTAAtagaagaatacaagaaaagattcAGTGATTTTGAAAAGCATAACATCACTCTGAAACATGCTTTTCAGTCTCACTTAGTTGATGTACCAAAGACTCCTGAAGAGTTACAAATGGAGCTTATTGAAATGTCTGAAGATAATATCCTGAAATCTCAGTTTGACAACAGGGACAATCTCATTGAAATTTGGGAAAAGGCAATAGAATATCCTCGTCTTCGTGAACATGCATGCCGACTGATTTCCTACTTTTCTACAACATACTGTTGTGAATCCACATTCTCGTACTTGATGCAAATCAAGAATTCACTGAGGACACAATTGACAGATGAGCATTTAGAGGACTAA